One genomic region from Streptomyces venezuelae encodes:
- the rpsO gene encoding 30S ribosomal protein S15 codes for MALDAAVKKQIMSEFGQKEGDTGSPEVQVAMLSRRISDLTEHLKQHKHDHHSRRGLLILVGQRRRLLQYLAKKDIQRFRALVDRLGIRRGAAGGAK; via the coding sequence GTGGCTCTCGACGCCGCTGTCAAGAAGCAGATCATGTCCGAGTTCGGCCAGAAGGAGGGCGACACCGGCTCTCCCGAGGTCCAGGTCGCCATGCTCTCCCGTCGCATCTCGGACCTGACCGAGCACCTCAAGCAGCACAAGCACGACCACCACTCCCGTCGTGGCCTGCTGATCCTGGTCGGCCAGCGCCGCCGCCTGCTGCAGTACCTGGCCAAGAAGGACATCCAGCGCTTCCGTGCCCTGGTCGACCGCCTCGGCATCCGCCGCGGTGCGGCCGGCGGCGCCAAGTAA
- the eccD gene encoding type VII secretion integral membrane protein EccD, producing MSTTAATGFCRVTVVAPDSRIDVALPEDIAVADVYPEILRLTGQTQTAGTPTGYHLVRRDGSVLDGARTLAGQQVLDGEVLSLRPFAQSLPPAVYDDVSDAVASAVTRDRHLWGDELLRGAGLVGGVLLLVLMGFVLWFADPVRHDMHSLPGIIAGAAGLLLTAFAGVRARVYGDRATAVALGLGALPLLLIAGSGIVGPDAGAGPGRLQFLLGCVTVLVASVALVALTPSGDAPFVAATFLATVGTLATFVMILTESTATETAAVCAPVAIGMVAFLPGLSARFARLPIGYAAPRSAADDEFLGEQHQTGDDDRAVDGERIALQARRGHEMLLGLVGGCAAVVVGSAAVLGFAGNLWGQLLALASGLAMLLRARLFRYTSQVACVLVAGIAAIALLILGLSLNPPVDLVKDLLMYGDRGGLDIRTIWLTASVAAGAALITAIGLIIPKKGLSPFWGRLLDLAEGFVLLSLVPLCLAVLDIFMSVRSLTSK from the coding sequence GTGAGTACGACCGCAGCGACCGGCTTCTGCCGCGTCACCGTCGTGGCGCCGGACAGCCGCATCGACGTCGCGCTCCCGGAGGACATCGCCGTCGCCGACGTCTATCCGGAGATCCTGCGGCTCACCGGGCAGACGCAAACGGCGGGCACCCCGACCGGCTATCACCTGGTCCGCCGCGACGGTTCCGTCCTCGACGGCGCCCGCACGCTCGCCGGCCAGCAGGTCCTCGACGGCGAGGTGCTCTCCCTGCGCCCCTTCGCGCAGTCCCTGCCGCCCGCCGTCTACGACGACGTCTCCGACGCCGTCGCCTCCGCCGTCACCCGCGACCGCCACCTGTGGGGCGACGAGCTGCTGCGCGGCGCCGGACTCGTCGGCGGCGTCCTGCTCCTCGTGCTCATGGGCTTCGTGCTCTGGTTCGCGGACCCGGTCCGCCACGACATGCACAGCCTCCCCGGGATCATCGCCGGCGCCGCCGGCCTGCTCCTCACCGCCTTCGCGGGCGTCCGCGCCCGGGTCTACGGAGACCGGGCGACCGCCGTCGCCCTGGGCCTCGGCGCCCTGCCGCTGCTGCTCATCGCGGGCTCCGGCATCGTCGGCCCCGACGCGGGCGCGGGCCCCGGCCGCCTCCAGTTCCTGCTGGGCTGCGTCACCGTCCTCGTCGCCTCGGTGGCCCTCGTGGCGCTCACCCCCAGCGGAGACGCCCCGTTCGTCGCCGCGACCTTCCTCGCGACCGTCGGCACCCTCGCCACCTTCGTGATGATCCTCACCGAGAGCACCGCGACCGAGACCGCGGCGGTCTGCGCCCCCGTGGCCATCGGCATGGTCGCCTTCCTGCCGGGCCTCTCGGCCCGCTTCGCCCGGCTCCCGATCGGCTACGCCGCACCGCGCAGCGCCGCCGACGACGAGTTCCTCGGCGAGCAGCACCAGACCGGCGACGACGACCGGGCCGTCGACGGCGAGCGCATCGCCCTCCAGGCCCGCCGCGGCCACGAGATGCTCCTCGGCCTGGTCGGCGGCTGCGCCGCCGTCGTCGTCGGCTCCGCCGCCGTCCTCGGCTTCGCCGGAAACCTCTGGGGCCAGCTCCTCGCCCTCGCCTCCGGCCTGGCGATGCTGCTCCGCGCCCGCCTCTTCCGCTACACCTCGCAGGTCGCCTGCGTCCTGGTCGCCGGCATCGCCGCCATCGCGCTGCTCATCCTCGGCCTCTCCCTCAACCCGCCGGTCGACCTGGTCAAGGACCTCCTCATGTACGGGGACCGCGGCGGCCTCGACATCCGTACGATCTGGCTCACCGCCTCCGTCGCCGCCGGCGCCGCGCTGATCACCGCCATCGGCCTGATCATCCCGAAGAAGGGCCTCTCGCCCTTCTGGGGCCGCCTCCTCGACCTCGCCGAGGGCTTCGTCCTCCTCTCCCTGGTCCCCCTCTGCCTCGCCGTCCTCGACATCTTCATGTCGGTCCGCTCCCTCACCAGCAAATAG
- the eccCa gene encoding type VII secretion protein EccCa, whose translation MSQIVVKRPPRALPPEVPGEELVLESPPELPRGQQESALMQLLPMLGMGSSVVFFFMTPSPIMRIMGVLMLASTVAMAVAQFVRFRRGTQGQMADVRRDYLKYLAQTRRTVRRTARKQRDAQLYLHPSPEQLWSVVAEGSRVWERRVGDHDFGQARIGLGAQQLATALVAPDTAPVDELEPLCAGAMQQFLAVHGTLDGLPMAVSMRAFYHVTVSGEPESAQAAARALVAQLVTLHSPDDLMLAVVAARASQERWDWTKWLPHTQVPGQVDGAGTKRLFGDDLGELENLIRSKLDGRTRFSRESQPVLDQPHVVVVLDGGMVPPDSLLAAAEGLQGVTIVEVVSGELDEPRGGLSVVVRPGRLSLEFGGGFAYEGLPDGISLPAAEALARQLAPLRMGGGDDDEPLLANLDFTDLLNLGDAESVDVARTWRPRTVAERLRVPIGVGEDGQPVMLDLKEAAQEGMGPHGLCVGATGSGKSELLRTLVLGLAVTHSSETLNFVLADFKGGATFAGMSQMPHVAAVITNLSDDLTLVDRMGDAIRGELQRRQELLRSAGNYANIHDYEKARAAGAPLEPLASLVLVIDEFSELLTAKPDFIDMFIQIGRIGRSLGVHLLLASQRLEEGKLRGLDTYLSYRIGLRTFSAAESRTAIGVPDAYHLPSVPGSGYLKFGTDEMTRFKAAYVSGTHRSGGPRLEIGHLPVERRPALFTAAPVPVVYAAPDPAYLAERRSEEDDALADTVLDVIVRRLEGQGVPAHQVWLPPLDQAPSLDQLLPGLAQTADRGLTATEYTRQGGLTVPLGLIDKPFEQRREVLYRDFSGAAGHMMVVGGPQSGKSTLMRTLVSSFALTHTPAEVQFYCLDFGGGGLVSLADLPHVGGVASRLDPERVRRTVAEVLGVLNRREEFFRSHSIDSIATYRRKRAAGELPGEAWGDVFLVVDGWGSFRNDYDTLEPFVSDIAARGLGYGIHVVITAARYMEVRAALKDQMLGRLELRLGDVMDSEFDRKVAANVPPGVPGRGQVAEKLHFMGALPRIDGSSSAADLAEGTSAFVQAVRASWTGAPAPAVRLLPRRLPAEQLPKGFEYPQHGIAIGIDETNLEPVFVDFESDPFFLIFGESESGKTGLLRLIAKQLCERYTPEQARIVVGDYRRTMLEAVAPSHLLEYAPMASAMQMHMDAINTVMTKRAPKPDITPQQLRDRSWWTGPQLFVLIDDFELVATNSGNPLAVLVENLPFARDVGIRFIVARSQAGASRAMYEPFMQRVRELGAQGVILSGDPQEGDILSNVRARPMPPGRGTFVSRKRGTPLVQLGWLPEQH comes from the coding sequence GTGAGCCAGATCGTCGTCAAACGCCCGCCGAGGGCGCTTCCGCCGGAAGTGCCCGGTGAGGAACTGGTCCTGGAGTCTCCGCCGGAACTTCCGCGGGGGCAGCAGGAGTCGGCGCTGATGCAGCTCCTGCCGATGCTCGGCATGGGTTCCTCGGTGGTTTTCTTCTTCATGACGCCGTCGCCGATCATGCGGATCATGGGTGTGCTGATGCTCGCGTCGACGGTCGCGATGGCCGTCGCCCAGTTCGTCAGATTCCGTCGCGGTACGCAGGGGCAAATGGCCGATGTCCGCCGCGACTACCTCAAATACCTCGCCCAGACACGGCGTACGGTCCGGCGCACGGCGCGCAAGCAGCGGGACGCGCAGCTGTATCTGCACCCCTCCCCCGAGCAGTTGTGGTCGGTCGTGGCCGAGGGCTCGCGGGTGTGGGAGCGCAGGGTCGGCGACCACGACTTCGGGCAGGCGCGGATCGGGCTCGGGGCGCAGCAGTTGGCGACGGCGCTCGTGGCGCCGGACACGGCTCCGGTGGACGAGCTGGAGCCGCTGTGCGCGGGTGCGATGCAGCAGTTCCTCGCGGTGCACGGCACGTTGGACGGGCTGCCGATGGCGGTCTCGATGCGGGCCTTCTACCACGTGACGGTGTCGGGCGAGCCCGAGTCGGCGCAGGCGGCGGCGCGCGCCCTCGTGGCGCAGCTGGTGACGCTCCACTCCCCCGACGACCTGATGCTCGCGGTCGTCGCGGCGCGGGCCTCGCAGGAGCGGTGGGACTGGACGAAGTGGCTGCCGCACACGCAGGTGCCCGGGCAGGTCGACGGGGCCGGTACGAAGCGGCTGTTCGGTGACGACCTCGGCGAGCTGGAGAACCTGATCCGCTCGAAGCTCGACGGTCGGACGCGGTTCTCCCGGGAGAGCCAGCCGGTCCTCGACCAGCCGCACGTGGTCGTGGTCCTCGACGGCGGCATGGTCCCGCCGGACTCGCTGCTCGCGGCGGCCGAGGGTCTCCAGGGCGTGACGATCGTGGAGGTCGTCTCGGGCGAGCTCGACGAGCCGCGCGGTGGTCTGTCGGTGGTGGTACGGCCGGGGCGGCTGAGCCTGGAGTTCGGCGGCGGCTTCGCGTACGAGGGGCTGCCGGACGGCATCTCGCTGCCGGCCGCCGAGGCGCTGGCCCGGCAGCTGGCGCCGCTGCGGATGGGCGGCGGGGACGACGACGAGCCGCTGCTCGCCAACCTGGACTTCACGGATCTGCTGAACCTCGGGGACGCCGAGTCGGTGGACGTGGCGCGGACGTGGCGGCCGCGGACGGTGGCCGAGCGGCTGCGCGTGCCGATCGGTGTCGGCGAGGACGGCCAGCCGGTCATGCTGGACCTGAAGGAGGCCGCGCAGGAGGGCATGGGCCCGCACGGTCTGTGCGTGGGTGCGACGGGTTCCGGCAAGTCGGAGCTGCTGCGGACGCTGGTGCTGGGTCTCGCGGTGACGCACTCCTCGGAGACGCTGAACTTCGTCCTCGCGGACTTCAAGGGCGGTGCCACCTTCGCGGGCATGTCGCAGATGCCGCACGTGGCGGCGGTCATCACGAACCTGTCGGACGACCTGACGCTGGTCGACCGCATGGGCGACGCGATCCGCGGCGAGCTGCAGCGGCGGCAGGAGCTGCTGCGCTCGGCCGGCAACTACGCCAACATCCACGACTACGAGAAGGCGCGGGCCGCGGGTGCTCCGCTGGAGCCGCTCGCCTCCCTCGTCCTGGTGATCGACGAGTTCTCCGAACTCCTCACGGCCAAGCCCGACTTCATCGACATGTTCATCCAGATCGGCCGCATCGGCCGTTCGCTGGGTGTGCATCTGCTCCTCGCCTCGCAGCGCCTGGAGGAGGGCAAGCTGCGCGGCCTCGACACGTATCTCTCGTACCGGATCGGTCTGCGGACCTTCTCGGCCGCGGAGTCACGGACGGCGATCGGTGTGCCGGACGCCTACCACCTGCCCTCGGTGCCCGGTTCGGGCTATCTGAAGTTCGGTACGGACGAGATGACCCGCTTCAAGGCGGCGTACGTCTCGGGGACGCACCGGTCGGGCGGGCCGCGCCTGGAGATCGGGCACCTGCCGGTGGAGCGGCGCCCCGCGCTGTTCACGGCGGCTCCGGTGCCCGTGGTGTACGCGGCGCCCGACCCCGCGTATCTCGCCGAGCGGCGCTCCGAGGAGGACGACGCGCTCGCGGACACGGTCCTCGACGTGATCGTGCGCCGTCTGGAGGGCCAGGGCGTGCCCGCGCACCAGGTGTGGCTGCCGCCGCTCGACCAGGCGCCCTCGCTGGACCAGCTGCTGCCGGGACTCGCGCAGACGGCGGACCGGGGGCTCACGGCGACGGAGTACACCCGGCAGGGCGGGCTCACGGTGCCGCTCGGGCTCATCGACAAGCCGTTCGAGCAGCGGCGTGAGGTGCTGTACCGGGACTTCTCCGGCGCGGCCGGTCACATGATGGTGGTCGGCGGTCCGCAGTCCGGCAAGTCGACGCTGATGCGGACGCTCGTCTCGTCGTTCGCGCTGACCCACACGCCGGCCGAAGTGCAGTTCTACTGCCTGGACTTCGGTGGTGGCGGCCTGGTGTCGCTGGCCGATCTGCCGCATGTCGGCGGGGTGGCCTCACGACTGGACCCGGAGCGGGTGCGGCGGACGGTCGCGGAGGTGCTGGGGGTGCTCAACCGGCGGGAGGAGTTCTTCCGTTCGCACTCCATCGACTCGATCGCGACCTACCGGCGCAAGCGTGCCGCGGGCGAACTCCCGGGTGAGGCCTGGGGCGACGTCTTCCTGGTCGTGGACGGCTGGGGCAGCTTCCGCAACGACTACGACACGCTGGAGCCCTTCGTCTCCGACATCGCGGCGCGCGGTCTGGGCTACGGCATCCACGTGGTGATCACCGCCGCCCGGTACATGGAGGTACGGGCGGCGCTCAAGGACCAGATGCTGGGCCGGCTCGAACTGCGGCTCGGCGACGTCATGGACTCCGAGTTCGACCGCAAGGTCGCGGCGAACGTGCCGCCCGGGGTGCCCGGGCGCGGCCAGGTGGCGGAGAAGCTGCACTTCATGGGCGCGCTGCCGCGGATCGACGGATCGAGCTCGGCGGCCGACCTGGCGGAGGGCACGTCGGCCTTCGTCCAGGCCGTGCGGGCGAGCTGGACCGGGGCTCCGGCCCCGGCCGTACGGCTCCTGCCGCGCAGGCTGCCGGCGGAGCAGCTGCCGAAGGGCTTCGAGTACCCGCAGCACGGCATCGCGATCGGTATCGACGAGACGAACCTGGAGCCGGTGTTCGTCGACTTCGAGTCGGATCCGTTCTTCCTGATCTTCGGTGAGAGCGAGTCCGGCAAGACGGGGCTGCTGCGGCTGATCGCCAAGCAGCTGTGCGAGCGGTACACGCCGGAGCAGGCGCGGATCGTGGTGGGCGACTACCGGCGGACGATGCTGGAGGCGGTCGCGCCCTCGCATCTCCTGGAGTACGCGCCGATGGCCTCGGCCATGCAGATGCACATGGACGCCATCAACACGGTGATGACGAAGCGGGCGCCCAAGCCGGACATCACGCCGCAGCAGCTGCGTGACCGGAGCTGGTGGACGGGTCCGCAGCTGTTCGTGCTGATCGACGACTTCGAGCTGGTGGCCACCAACTCGGGCAATCCGCTGGCGGTTCTCGTCGAGAACCTGCCGTTCGCGCGGGACGTCGGCATCCGGTTCATCGTGGCGCGCAGCCAGGCGGGCGCCTCGCGGGCGATGTACGAGCCGTTCATGCAGCGCGTCCGGGAGCTGGGCGCACAGGGCGTGATCCTCTCCGGCGATCCGCAGGAGGGCGACATCCTCAGCAACGTCCGGGCGCGGCCGATGCCGCCGGGCCGGGGCACGTTCGTCTCGCGCAAGCGGGGGACGCCGCTGGTGCAGCTGGGCTGGCTGCCGGAGCAGCACTGA
- a CDS encoding DUF397 domain-containing protein, with protein MTDAHATTTDESLAAEKQRQKDELYALDISGVEWEGAPGTSPDEERVEIARLPEGAVAMRSSLDKETVLRYTKAEWDAFVLGARDGEFDLR; from the coding sequence ATGACCGACGCACACGCCACCACGACCGACGAGTCCCTCGCCGCCGAGAAGCAGCGGCAGAAGGACGAGTTGTACGCGCTCGACATCTCGGGTGTCGAGTGGGAGGGCGCTCCGGGGACCAGCCCCGACGAGGAGCGGGTGGAGATCGCGCGGCTGCCCGAGGGGGCGGTGGCGATGCGTTCGTCGCTCGACAAGGAGACGGTGCTGCGCTACACGAAGGCCGAGTGGGACGCGTTCGTCCTCGGCGCGCGGGACGGCGAGTTCGACCTGCGGTAG
- a CDS encoding WXG100 family type VII secretion target, with translation MTTAVNYDTVTQAAADTRLTSTTLTQKLDDLMAEVNRVANNWEGEAKIAYRETQDRLTRDMAGMNQDLARIAQLLDESVAGYQDTDKGNAARFRM, from the coding sequence ATGACCACTGCGGTCAATTACGACACCGTGACGCAGGCGGCGGCCGACACCCGCCTGACCTCCACGACCCTCACCCAGAAGCTGGACGACCTCATGGCCGAGGTCAACCGCGTCGCCAACAACTGGGAGGGTGAGGCGAAGATCGCGTACCGCGAGACGCAGGACCGCCTGACCCGCGACATGGCCGGCATGAACCAGGACCTGGCGCGCATCGCCCAGCTCCTCGACGAGTCGGTCGCCGGCTACCAGGACACCGACAAGGGCAACGCCGCCCGGTTCCGCATGTGA
- a CDS encoding WXG100 family type VII secretion target: MSKDLNVTSAEQVRLAGRIQDFSDELQSRITNLNGVVDRVQAGWQGAASKEYDRVQNDLNQRLRSMRQELSKLEEMMRMSADGFSREEEDRLRSFRTMDASGGAGGGGNQSAILGV; this comes from the coding sequence ATGTCGAAAGACCTGAACGTAACCAGTGCCGAACAGGTTCGGCTCGCAGGCCGGATCCAGGACTTCTCCGACGAGCTCCAGTCCCGCATCACCAACCTCAACGGCGTGGTCGACCGCGTCCAGGCGGGCTGGCAGGGCGCTGCGAGCAAGGAGTACGACCGGGTTCAGAACGACCTGAACCAGCGGCTGCGCAGCATGCGCCAGGAGCTCTCCAAGCTCGAAGAGATGATGCGCATGAGCGCCGACGGGTTCTCGCGTGAGGAGGAGGACCGTCTGCGGTCCTTCCGCACGATGGACGCAAGCGGTGGCGCCGGCGGCGGCGGCAACCAGAGCGCCATCCTCGGCGTCTGA
- the mycP gene encoding type VII secretion-associated serine protease mycosin has product MTTTYRTAAALLTAATLTGLLAAPAAASAAPGPNSPRPDAWALDGSGECTFPMKKQIEGTPWPLQRVLLDELWQHTKGKGVRVAVIDTGVDDVNPQLREAVDAKAGKDFLKPDKNNPGFGDEKRGKTDGTVDEVGHGTKVAGIIAARPGKGTGFVGLAPEATIIPIRQNDEKNSGDSDTMAKAIDWAVAKGAHVINISQDTTKTLKADSPMAVSIAKAIEKKIVVVASAGNDGMDGKLKNTYPAAFPGVLAVASSDRNNERAAFSQPGTFVGVAAPGVDMVSTVPGGGQCVDNGTSFSAPYVAGVAALLRARYPEWSAAQIVTRIEQTATRSINGRDSYVGWGVVDPVKALADVPPGTPPSTPTADPVPPKPPAPEPARLALSETPQERSERLATYALGIGGVLVAVVAGTAVVIRDSRRRRGAR; this is encoded by the coding sequence GTGACGACGACGTACCGCACGGCGGCCGCCCTGCTGACCGCCGCCACCCTGACGGGCCTGCTCGCGGCACCCGCTGCGGCGTCTGCGGCCCCGGGGCCGAACTCCCCGCGCCCCGACGCCTGGGCGCTCGACGGCAGCGGCGAGTGCACCTTCCCCATGAAGAAGCAGATCGAGGGCACCCCCTGGCCGCTCCAGCGCGTCCTCCTCGACGAGCTCTGGCAGCACACCAAGGGCAAGGGCGTCAGGGTCGCCGTCATCGACACCGGGGTCGACGACGTCAACCCGCAGCTCCGCGAGGCCGTCGACGCCAAGGCGGGCAAGGACTTCCTCAAGCCCGACAAGAACAACCCCGGCTTCGGCGACGAGAAGCGCGGCAAGACCGACGGCACCGTCGACGAGGTCGGCCACGGCACCAAGGTCGCCGGCATCATCGCGGCCCGCCCCGGCAAGGGCACCGGCTTCGTCGGCCTCGCACCCGAGGCGACGATCATCCCGATCCGCCAGAACGACGAGAAGAACAGCGGCGACTCCGACACGATGGCCAAGGCGATCGACTGGGCCGTCGCCAAGGGCGCGCACGTCATCAACATCTCGCAGGACACCACCAAGACCCTCAAGGCGGACTCGCCCATGGCCGTCTCGATCGCCAAGGCGATCGAGAAGAAGATCGTGGTCGTCGCCTCCGCCGGCAACGACGGCATGGACGGCAAGCTCAAGAACACCTACCCGGCGGCCTTCCCCGGGGTGCTCGCCGTCGCCTCCTCCGACCGGAACAACGAACGGGCCGCCTTCTCCCAGCCCGGCACCTTCGTGGGCGTGGCGGCTCCCGGCGTCGACATGGTCTCCACCGTCCCCGGCGGCGGCCAGTGCGTCGACAACGGTACGAGCTTCTCCGCCCCGTACGTCGCCGGCGTCGCCGCCCTGCTGCGGGCCAGGTACCCCGAATGGTCCGCCGCCCAGATCGTCACCCGTATCGAGCAGACCGCCACCCGTTCCATCAACGGTCGTGACAGCTACGTCGGTTGGGGGGTGGTCGACCCGGTCAAGGCGCTCGCCGACGTACCGCCGGGCACGCCGCCCTCCACGCCCACGGCCGACCCGGTGCCGCCCAAACCGCCGGCGCCCGAACCGGCCCGTCTGGCGCTGTCGGAGACTCCCCAGGAGCGCTCCGAACGGCTCGCCACCTATGCGTTGGGGATCGGCGGTGTGCTGGTGGCCGTGGTCGCCGGAACGGCCGTCGTGATCCGCGACAGCCGCCGCAGGAGAGGGGCTCGGTGA